The following proteins are co-located in the Paludibaculum fermentans genome:
- a CDS encoding ABC transporter permease: MINRLVFENLKHRKLRTALSCLSIGFQVSMILAVVGLSHGMLQDSINRAKGVGADIMIKPPGASAISLSGASMPEKFLKYFAARPHVTKVAGINVQAYAGLSTITGINLDEFAALSGGMKYLEGGPFKEKNDMIVDDWYAEQSKKKVGDTVNALNINWRICGIVPAGKLARQLVSLKQLQTVTNSDEKISQAFLKVDYKDNVAPVIAALKAVPELEGYGIYSIEEFVSLFSVNNVPALKGFIYVITGLSVIVGFLVVGLTMYTTVLERTREIGILKALGASPGDVMGILVRETLVLAVVGWICGILLSMAANWSINHFIRANMQSELAPDWWPTALGISLTAGLLGAVYPGMRAATQDAIEALSHE, encoded by the coding sequence TTGATCAACCGCCTTGTATTCGAGAATCTGAAGCATCGTAAGCTCCGCACTGCCCTCAGTTGCCTTTCCATTGGATTTCAGGTCTCCATGATCCTGGCCGTGGTGGGCCTGAGTCACGGCATGTTGCAGGACTCCATCAACCGGGCCAAGGGTGTCGGCGCCGACATCATGATCAAACCCCCGGGCGCTTCGGCCATCAGCCTCAGCGGCGCCAGCATGCCGGAGAAGTTCCTGAAATACTTCGCCGCCCGGCCGCACGTCACGAAAGTGGCGGGCATCAACGTCCAGGCCTACGCCGGCCTCAGCACCATCACGGGCATCAACCTGGATGAGTTCGCGGCGCTCAGCGGCGGGATGAAGTACCTCGAAGGCGGTCCGTTCAAAGAGAAGAACGACATGATCGTCGACGACTGGTATGCCGAGCAGTCCAAGAAGAAGGTGGGCGACACGGTAAACGCGCTCAACATCAATTGGCGCATCTGTGGCATCGTCCCGGCCGGCAAGCTGGCCCGCCAGCTCGTTTCGCTGAAGCAGCTCCAGACGGTGACCAACAGCGACGAGAAGATCAGCCAGGCCTTCCTGAAGGTCGACTACAAGGACAACGTGGCCCCCGTCATTGCGGCCCTCAAGGCGGTGCCGGAGCTGGAAGGGTATGGCATCTACTCCATCGAGGAGTTCGTCAGCCTGTTTTCAGTGAACAACGTGCCCGCGCTGAAAGGCTTCATCTACGTGATCACTGGTCTCTCGGTGATCGTCGGGTTCCTGGTGGTGGGCCTCACCATGTACACCACGGTGCTGGAGCGAACCCGGGAAATCGGCATTCTGAAGGCACTGGGCGCTTCGCCGGGCGATGTGATGGGCATCCTGGTGCGCGAGACGCTGGTGCTGGCGGTGGTTGGGTGGATCTGCGGAATCCTGCTTTCGATGGCCGCCAACTGGTCGATCAATCACTTCATCCGCGCCAACATGCAATCGGAACTCGCGCCGGACTGGTGGCCCACCGCCCTGGGCATCTCGCTCACCGCCGGACTTTTGGGCGCCGTCTATCCCGGTATGCGCGCCGCCACGCAAGACGCCATTGAGGCTCTCTCGCACGAATAA
- a CDS encoding nicotinate-nucleotide--dimethylbenzimidazole phosphoribosyltransferase — translation MDRIRPLLDPAVATAISERWSALTKNSGGLGQLEALVVHYGLIHGTGTPQIQRKGLYVFSADHGIVQEGISAEAQDGTALLARQFLRGGSAAQVICRQARIEPVLVDMGSLKGGEPGALNYRIASGTANSCRGSAMTEAQVNAALETGLQLAEDAAGRFDVVGLGQIGVGGSAAASAMLSAMGGRDASETTGRGEVLDDATLNRKVQAVRTAVTRNQTELLSPQGTLRSLGGFEIAAMTGFIIGAAARRLPVVIDGFVAGAAAMTARGLAPDCLDAVMFSHLSPDRAHAILLRFLSVEPVLDFRLRESAGLGAALAIQLLETSVRLYQEISLPEEE, via the coding sequence ATGGACCGGATCCGGCCGCTGCTGGATCCGGCCGTGGCCACGGCGATCAGTGAACGCTGGTCGGCCCTGACCAAGAACTCAGGCGGGCTGGGGCAGTTGGAGGCGCTCGTCGTCCACTACGGGCTGATCCACGGCACCGGCACGCCGCAGATCCAGCGCAAAGGGCTCTACGTCTTCTCGGCCGATCATGGGATTGTGCAGGAAGGCATCAGCGCCGAGGCCCAGGATGGCACGGCGCTGCTCGCCCGGCAGTTTCTGCGCGGCGGATCGGCCGCCCAGGTCATCTGCCGGCAAGCGCGCATTGAGCCGGTGCTCGTCGACATGGGCAGCCTGAAGGGTGGTGAACCCGGGGCATTGAACTACCGCATCGCGAGCGGAACGGCCAACAGTTGCCGGGGCTCCGCCATGACCGAGGCGCAGGTGAACGCCGCGCTGGAAACCGGCCTGCAACTGGCCGAGGATGCCGCCGGACGCTTCGACGTGGTGGGCCTGGGCCAGATTGGCGTGGGTGGTTCCGCGGCGGCCTCGGCGATGCTGAGCGCGATGGGCGGCCGCGATGCGTCGGAAACCACGGGACGCGGGGAGGTCCTGGACGATGCGACCCTGAACCGCAAGGTGCAGGCCGTGCGCACCGCCGTCACGCGCAACCAGACCGAGCTCCTCTCCCCGCAGGGCACCTTGCGCAGCCTGGGCGGGTTTGAAATCGCCGCCATGACCGGCTTCATCATCGGCGCGGCGGCGCGGCGCCTGCCCGTGGTGATCGACGGTTTTGTGGCCGGCGCGGCGGCCATGACCGCGCGCGGGCTGGCGCCCGACTGCCTGGACGCCGTCATGTTCTCCCATCTTTCGCCGGATCGCGCGCATGCCATCCTGCTGCGCTTTCTCTCTGTTGAACCCGTCCTCGACTTCCGCCTGCGCGAGAGCGCCGGCCTGGGCGCCGCGCTGGCGATTCAACTGCTCGAAACGTCCGTGCGGCTGTACCAGGAAATCTCCCTTCCAGAAGAGGAGTGA